TTTTTCTGGGTTGACAAAATCTGTCAATTTTGAAACAAATGACAAACGAAATTCGGCCTACCCTTTTGCTTTtcagacatcttgaaaaacatattcTTGATGACGTTCTCCTTTTTCGAATCGACTATATCATCCAGCTTGCCTAAATGTATGCCAATGCCACGCAGCTCATGTGGCGGGAACCCGGACTCTTTCATCAGTTTGAGCACGTTTGTCATAATTACTTCAACATCGTCGGTGCTTTGCTTCAGAAGCGAAGACTTTGTCTGATTGTCACAGACGCCGTGTCCCATAAATTTGGATGTTTCAACAGGAGCCTCTGCAGCACGCACCATCAGCTTCAAGGTTATCAATTTGGTCTTGCGCTTGATCTCGATGAGACGGCTGTGCACTTCGATGCTAAGCTGCTGTAGAAACTTCTCCAGCTCCTCGTTCTTGGTGAAACGTATGCCATAATTGACCTCAGCTGAGACAGATTTTCGTTGCTAAAAGAAAAGTGGATATATTATGGATAGTTAAATAATATGGATATGGATGATATGGATAGATAAGTCTCACCTGTTCATAGACAAGAGGACGTGGATCAATGCCACGACAGTTTTGGTACAGTGTTTGTGCCATTTTCTTGCCCAGTAGCATTTCCAGGCGCACCAGCGATACCAACTGAACATCAGCGCATGTGATAAGGCCTGCTTGATTGAGCTTATAGGTCATGCTGCTACCCACACCAGGCAGGATATCTAATGCAAAGGACGCCATATATTTAGCCGCATCATCAGTGTCCAGCAGATGCTGTCCATTGGGCTTGGCCAGCTTGGTAGCCATGCGAGCCAGCAGTCTGTCAATGTACACGTGAGTGATCAGTTCCAAATTCAACTAGTCATGCGGCTATACTCACTTATTTTCACCCACTCCCGCGGAGCAAGGACAACCAGTTTTATCGCGCACCTCCTGGCGCAGATGTGTCACAAACGTCATAACATCGACTTGTAGGTCTTGCAACAAATCCGTCAGATCAACAAACATTTCATCGCAGCTAACAGCTTCAATATTGAGCGTGTACTGTGCCACAGTATCATACAGAGCAAAGGCCACCTGAAATAGCAGACATTTATTACCAGAGAACCTGATACGTTAACCAAACGCGATGCTTACCTCGCGATAGCCCTCAAAGTCGTAAGGGATAGTCTTAAGGTCGGGGCACAGCTTGAGCGCCTGGCCAACAAACATGCCATTCTTAATGCCCTTTTCGCGAGCCTCGTAGCTGCATGAAGCAATCTCCGACAGCgacattttcttttcaaaacCATAGCGCACCTTGTCCGCTCGTATGTTGTCGTGCTTTTGGTGCTCAAAACGTTGGGCAAACAGTTCCTGTTCAACTTGTCGGTCAGCCTGTGGATGTACGGGCACATCGGTGGCTGCGCTTCCACCTTTGGAATGTGTTACGGCAAGGGGCAAGCCACGCATCTCTGGATGCTTCCGCAGACCCACGGATACAAAGAAGCAGTCCATGTCAATATGCATAACATAACGTTTTGGAGTCGTAATTGAATTGTCTGGCTGCTTGCAACCTAGTTGTGAACGGAGTTCGGTGCGTTTCACAAACGATTTGTTGCCATGCGCCTGACGCAACTCGCAAACATATTGCTTGAAACCGGAACCAAGCGTTGCAATATGATGCAGACGCGAGTTTTTGTAGAACTCACTGAGGAACGCTGGGTCGACGGCAGTGCGTGCGCTGTTGCTGGTACTGGTCGTTGTATTGAACACATTGGTCACAGTGGATGAGTTTTTGTCTGGGGAAGTAGCCACAGCCTGCTGTAGCTCCTTGAGTATGCCACCAAGGGCGCTCTCAAGGGTTCCCGATCCTTCGGACACTGTTGAATCGTTGTTTTTAGCCTTCCCAAAATTTAGACGCGGCTGCGTCGTTTTTTGATTGGTATACAACAAATACGGCTTGTAGTCGACAATACGCATCTGTTGTACACAATCAACTACCCATTGGGCACTAATTATCCGGCTGGTGTCCATTTTACGCACCTTCACATCAGGCAAATTTGACGCAATGATGAAATTCGTGTGCGACCGTTCATAGTGATGAAATGTGCCGCCATGTACCATCATAATGCGCTTGAGTTCGTCGGCTGATGGATTGGTCAGGCCATTGACAAAAATGGAAATGCCATCAAAGAGATTTGACTTGCGAAATGGATCGCTAGCGGCCGCAAATTGTTCCTCGAGTTTTGCCTTTTTCGCTTCAAAGTAACCACCCTGCAACAATCATTTTACACGCTGCtttgaattgttttcttttctttaactTACCCAATCACTAAATCCATTGTCATCTTCGCGTGCCATCGCAGCGCGCTACCAAAATTGGGTAgccaacaatttaaaactcaGAAGCAGCGTAAACTTGTCCGATAAATACCTGTGGCTGGATAAAAACCCGATAGCCGATTGTTCCTTTTATTCGATATTTCAATAAGTGGCAACTCTTTTACGTTTAGTGCTGGTAAACAGCcagtttgtattgtttttatttgcctcCGGCTTTATAGTTTGTAAAATGTGGAAATTTGGTCAAAATCAGATGAACCAAAGTCCGCAAGGTGGCGGGGGACCGAACATGATGCCTATGGGTGGTTTTATGCAGGGAGGAGCAGGCATGCACATGtcgccgcaacaacaacagcagcaccaaaTGAACATGATGAGTGGTGGTGGACCGGGCGGACCCGGTAGCATGCAAATCAATCCCAATGCAGGTTCTGGTGGTGGACCGCCTGGTCTAATGCAAGGCATGGGCATGTCGCCGCAACACCagatgc
The sequence above is a segment of the Drosophila virilis strain 15010-1051.87 chromosome 3, Dvir_AGI_RSII-ME, whole genome shotgun sequence genome. Coding sequences within it:
- the Rev1 gene encoding DNA repair protein Rev1 gives rise to the protein MAREDDNGFSDWGGYFEAKKAKLEEQFAAASDPFRKSNLFDGISIFVNGLTNPSADELKRIMMVHGGTFHHYERSHTNFIIASNLPDVKVRKMDTSRIISAQWVVDCVQQMRIVDYKPYLLYTNQKTTQPRLNFGKAKNNDSTVSEGSGTLESALGGILKELQQAVATSPDKNSSTVTNVFNTTTSTSNSARTAVDPAFLSEFYKNSRLHHIATLGSGFKQYVCELRQAHGNKSFVKRTELRSQLGCKQPDNSITTPKRYVMHIDMDCFFVSVGLRKHPEMRGLPLAVTHSKGGSAATDVPVHPQADRQVEQELFAQRFEHQKHDNIRADKVRYGFEKKMSLSEIASCSYEAREKGIKNGMFVGQALKLCPDLKTIPYDFEGYREVAFALYDTVAQYTLNIEAVSCDEMFVDLTDLLQDLQVDVMTFVTHLRQEVRDKTGCPCSAGVGENKLLARMATKLAKPNGQHLLDTDDAAKYMASFALDILPGVGSSMTYKLNQAGLITCADVQLVSLVRLEMLLGKKMAQTLYQNCRGIDPRPLVYEQQRKSVSAEVNYGIRFTKNEELEKFLQQLSIEVHSRLIEIKRKTKLITLKLMVRAAEAPVETSKFMGHGVCDNQTKSSLLKQSTDDVEVIMTNVLKLMKESGFPPHELRGIGIHLGKLDDIVDSKKENVIKNMFFKMSEKQKEKTLNEAVSIKEPVETKAKSANVSVLSMLQSAAANKKSSDFEPIPVGISTVCDENESLVVPSAEPRKQPVEKKAKPPEVNVLTMLKNAPTAKKTGIKAISTGETIVCSEYAPPPLAPPAITQFDVDVLAQLPDEIRREILCYPEEYLRMTKSTVHGKRDIQAKEHEEKSNKKKRKSRSRSRSRSSSPPPPPPSMRAACPTVLNESDLQPSTSKAALAKHKKRVCRADQIVANYVQELPQHMHPAILQYLTANNTISKVPSAPDVVAPAAKQPVKPTQQENVFVDPNYKNMLATWVKSEEVPKPADVDLMYMNICYLVEENKMDKVYEVMKYLCRLIKAKRASCCRWHMAYNEIESNIQEKVHEILDCHIYFTEAIDCYKCA